TCAATTCGGTTATATTAAATGAACAAGCCTAGGAAAAGttgattattgaatttatctattatttttgaattcttcGAAGTaaaatttctcaacaaaaacagacaaaaaggtctaagaagtaaaaagttgaagaaatgtataatctttttattactaattactAATACATTTGTTTTCATATCATCTCCATTTTTCATCTTTTcatgattataattataatattatgaatCTGAATTATGAATATTGTGGGATCTGTACTCCATCATGGGAactgtattttgaaatatattttcgtgTAATTCTTTTAGGCACGCCTGTAGCTTTAGCACAAACTTTAATTCCCGAAAATTCGGAAAACGGATTGAGTTATtctatatcaaattatttaaaacgcTTAAAAAATCAAGCTAAAGTCGAATACGATAAAATGTGTAATGAAATTATCCAGAGACAATCAAATGTAAGTATATAAAATTGACttgttgaatataaaaatttcaactattttgcATTTAATTTTCAGATGAATggtttaaaaacaaatttcaatagtcCCGAACAAATTCGAGTAGTGCCAAAAGTGACCTTAAAGAAAGAATTAGTTAGTCATCCATTGTTGATAGACCGATTTTCTTCTCAAAGAGATCAAATTTTGGATCAAGGTAATGTGTGGACTTGTACTTTAGATAAAGAAAGGCAAACAGTGAGCTTCAAAAATCCTTTCGATATACCAAGAAGCAGACTCATACAACAGGTAATTTACTCCCACGCTTTCATATAATATGAATTCGTGAATTGGGCTATCTTAATTCCCGTATAAAATTACATCATTTTAAATTTAGGATTATATTATATGTGAACACTTTAACAATATAGCATtgaagaatattaattttaatttaaaattggaaGAATGTAAATTTCATATTATGATACCAAGtgacaaaaataacaaagtgaagaaataaatcattaaaaagatCATAGACACCTGATTTATAGGattcaaatatcatttatatagGCAAAGATTTTTAcagaaacattcaaaaaatcTCAACTTATTAGCAATATAGCCTTTAAGTATGTGGTTATTAAAATTATCCGTGAATTAACTTATCCACTTcacttaaaattttataattaatagcGACAATTAAATgcttaaaataatttgtagttcCACATAAAGACTAAAATGtaattgtttacaaaaaaattataattctttgAAACCTGTTCTACTAAAAATAGCAACATCAGATTAAAATAAGGAATGATCATGACTctcgaaaatatttcatttttaagaaattaatcTATAATTGCTGTTTTATTTTgccttacaaattttttaaaaaatatgataattaaaatCAGGCTTATCTATTTTATTCTACTCTGTCCAATTCTGCGTTTTTAAGGttacattcaattttataccaaaaatgcaTTCTTGGTAAGATTAGAAAGTAATAAGTTCGTTTTTGTACAAACAgttaacaaacaaacaaacaaacaataacattattttaacactaatgtttttaattaaacaaagaaccacaagaaaattattgaaataaattttactgaCTTACATGAAATAGTTAGTGTACAAAAATCcttactgaaaaaaatttaggtTTCCTTTGTCTGACATAGCGTGATTAATACATCAACATGTTATTAGTCTTAGGCGAGTACTTAGGAAATGCTAGTACAGTGGTTACATATTGTACAGAAAAGTTTGCGagaaaaaacttatcaaataaaagttCAGAAATGTGAATCGACATTGTAAAAACACTggaaatgtgaaataaaaaaagtgaaattaattcAAGTAGTTCTAGAAAAATAAGAACAGTTAATCATTTTACATTTAAAGGAGCAATCTTAGCAATACAGACAAGTCCAAAAGCACTTATCAAACTACCGGATATCTACCGGATAAAggaaatttttgggaaaattcataaaaaaaatcagccctatatactaattttttaaaattcattttttttcctcGACGAGGACTCCTTTTCACAACGAAACTTTAACCCCTCATAATGCACACAACTAATGTGTTGAGATTTCAGATATTTAAAAGGTATCAATATTACCAACACTCATTTGAAGTAAATTTGTGGGTACAACTTTAGTTACCTAATTAATTGGTTGCCACATTCTACCTGAATAAAAGATATACTTACAAATTTATGTTCCTTCCAAAAAATATCGGTAATATAATGGATgctattcaatgttttttatcaTGCAAATCCAACTTTTCAATTAGCGACGGCGTCACCTTTTCTCTAAATATCTCATATATCCCACACTTTCAACTAATTATAGGAGTCGTTTTTTGGTTAATGAGacatttggaaaataatgattacaTTTTAGGTGGTTCGCATGAGAAATAATTTCTTGCAGTCAGACTGGGTGTCTCTAGACCAAGATAGTGCCCATTCTCTGCCAATTTCGCAAATGGGAAATTACCAAGAGTATCTAAAGAAACAAACCCCTCAATTACGAGAAATAGAATCAGCTCCTGTTAGACAACATATGTTTGGTAatccattcaaaattgataaaagaatgaTGGTAAGTAATACATAATCAGGTTCTGTTCGCTTCAACTCTCCATTCAAATATGTATCCTGTACAGAATTCTTcacttattatatatatttccttTTGGAAGTATATTTTAAGTTGTCTTAATTGTTCATATCCtaattttgtcatatttagttttaatatcCAACTAATAGACtgattattttaatacattttcattTTGCAGGTTGATGAAGCAGATATAGACCTTGTTGGATCACCGACTGGTGCGAGCAGAAATAACAAGCGTCCTCTTCCAAATAGTGATAGTATCGTGAAAATACCATCAAAACGAAAACCTGGTCCACTtcccaaaaattataaattttccagACCAAGCATAGACAGCCTACAACCTCCAAGCCCACAGGGATCTCCTGTTTCATCACCTATTCCATGGTtagttacaaaatatatattatttacagGATTGCAGCAATTATTGTGAGTGAAATCAAGAATGGTAATGAACTTCAAAGCCTGCTAAAAGAATAATGCTCGTACATCAATTTacaatgtttaaaataaatcatgaatTAAATTCTAATGAAACTTGCAAGACAATAGAAATAGACcatttaaattaataactaaGAGATTACACCCAATCTCTATAATTAATTCTATGTACATATTCAATCTTTATTTAACATTATAGGTTCCTCACTCTATTAATTTTGCTGAAACAGTGTTccaattatgtaaaatattcttCTGTTTTAGTATACTACCGTCGTATTTCATTACACTACATTACtcttatataaatttatatgaatactAGCCATCTAACTATATGTATTTTATCTTATTGCCTCTTTTTCTGATTACCTTGGACTAGTAGTACATAATTCACGCTTTGTTTAATTATACATCTAGTTTGTTTACATAAATgcctaaatatacaataattaccttttaaatgtttaacaatGTTACGAACATAACTTTGGTTTCTGTCAACTTTGTCCTCGTGTCAGTTCAACTCATTCATATTGGCTTTTTTGACCTTCGGGGTTAATAACCACCACACTCCAAATCAATTGAGATGCTTCGTTTTTTGTGGCTCACGAACGAGTTTCATTAAAGTACATATTTCCATTTCAACACAACCCTATCTGAATAAAAGCTAACTCACATGTACAATGTACATATCTAATTCGCAGCATataagaaactgtttttttatgaatatcatgtaaaaaataataaatgttgataaCAAACGCCAAGTTAGTGACGAAATAGAATGAGATGCTATCTACAatgcaaaattttaaatattctctGTACAAGAGGGTTTGGTTGCTGCAACATGTAGGtaaacacataaaaaattgCAAGGGAACAATTTGAACACATATACCGAAACTTATAAAtagaatttggttttttttctgAGGAAAACTTATATTGTTAGAAACTACATTAATTAATACAAATGGGTCAGGATTGACATCGGTACTAATTTCAGGGAAtggaaaataacacaaaaatctTTTCTGTaagaaatacaatatttattaaagtagAACTGAGCTGAGGATAATTTATactgtttttcgtatttatttacactcttcctatttgtggggtgaattaatgaacactgtctcttacgttcgtaatttatttacacactatacaatacactcaacttataaatatcacttgaagattttctgcgattacttttactaattcaatcttttcactacgactatttatttaaaactaacttactgcgctacataaaattatttatataccacaaatagaattctataaaattctggaacaaaaagaaacacaagaaataaataaatagactttcctagaatttatttaaaagaaatgtaataaaccgcctgctataataaaaagttcaccAAAGAAGCTGATGAATTGAAGTAATTTATTATACAGGGAGTTCCTAAATTCACGAGAGAAAATGTGGAAGACATAAAATTATGATGAGTCTTTCTTTTAACAACATTTCCCTTGTTCACCCTCTTCGGAGATATTACCCCTGTAAAGTGATgaataaaattgagtttttgaatattttttctctcaaatttatgtaaagaaaatttatattatgtaAATCCCGTGCCATCGAAAATGTCACTTGTATTTTTCGAATATCCCTTTTAGAGTGAATTAATCAAACCCTGTTTTTgagattttcttttatatcttcACTGCATAGTTTATTACTTAATAGAGAATAAAAATCATGGagtagatatttttttccattagaAACTATTGGTTCTaggtaaaattttaaaattaaaaaatgtaaacaagcatttttattgtataaaactaaatctcaaaaaaattaactaactCTATCTTATATGATATCAGCGTTTTTTACATTAATACATTTCATAGTTCAGTAGTATTTGTTCAGTTTTCTTTGCAGGTTAAGTTCGattgaaaaagaattaatacGTTTCGATGAAAGTCCTAGTCTCATAATCAACGGTCTAGAAGTAAGTCCTGCATCGAGCCCTCTAAGTGAACGCTCCAGGTCTCCATCACCTCCGAATGTTATACATGATCATCCGTCTTATAGCGTCGgtgaaattaattatatctcTCGTCCTCCTTCAATCACCACAAATTACACTACTACCAGTATTTTAGATACTAATACTACAAATTCGTTAGgcgatttttattttagtatttcgCCAACAGATGATAAACagatttcacaaattttgaaagagGCTAATTTGAACCACAATAGTATCGGTTCTGTTAATTCTACAACAGTGAATAGCAATACTCAATcagaaaacaaatcaaaagtAAGTAGAGTAAATCTATTCTTACTGTGTTTGCTTTAATTtcgtaaacaaaatattataattaaatttaaagaattgaaaatactttgaCATATGGAGTCTTTATTTACTAGATATAAAATGACTTATGTTGcaccaaattatattttataaaagtaattttcttgAATACGTTTCTTAAAGTGTGAGTGAAAATGTGTAAAATTCCAAAGTATAATTGTATGATAAATATTAGCTTTTTACTTATTTTAGGTAGAAGAATATATACAGAACGAAAAAGAGATAGAAAATCAAAACTTCGAAATTCGGAAAAATCTGAATCGACTAGTGCGAAAACCCGGTAAAAACTTTACGGAATTAttcaacaatataaaaacaCTGAAAGGTGATATTGATAATCAAGCAACAATCGTAAAATTGATTATAAGAGAATCTCTGAGATTTAAAAGGCAACATTTGGCTAGTTTATTGGAAGAACACCTAAGGACTATAACAAACGCTGacaataaatgaattttttaaaggaaaaagCGTAACAATATTTATGTTTGTATAAAGTGATTAaaacaattgaattaatttttttatatataaaattatgtaaaatatatatttcatcaaTGATTACTTGTAATATGTTGCAACTATtccttattaatattataagaAGGTAACTCCATAAATTAGCACAATAGAAGGaacatataattattataactcATGTTTaaatcaatcataattaaatttatttttaggaagGTCTATATATCATGACTCGATATAATTTCCTATTTTTAGCTTTGCTTCTctagtttctaattttttatctccTTTCTCACCTCGACTATCCTTTCTactttttgtcgatatttcTTCCACTCATTCTAcgttttattatctatttagaTAATCTTACATTATTCCGTAACGTTTGCCTTTTCtatcttttatttctattttctatctGATTTTCTGTAGAATTAACTGTATTTAAATTATTGGGGGgttcttctatttctattttatcgattttaatttttaaattcgatgTTTAAAGAGTTAAGATCATAATGGTACAAAATCGaatgataatattgaattaattttgcGCTGCCGAGTTTAACTGGTAGAAGGCCGGGGTTATCTTGGAGATTCCGTGGAGTAATAATTTCTTGGAATCCGAGAATTCCCGGTAATCTGAAATAATAATGTGAAGTAAGAGTCTaaggaatttaaaatttttagtggGCGTTTGATAATGTCCATATGTCTTTTACCTAGTATTGCCGTTGTCACGGTTTTACGTTTCATGTTTATTGTTTATAGCCTTATCGAATTTACTGGAGTTTTTCAgtcttttgttttttctaataaatatattttggtttgGTGTGAATATTTTAGGATCTTCGCGAgttcttttgattttttctaaatgattagttttttatttaattagataAGAAATAATCTTTGAGTACAATAGTTTTGCTTCGTCCTTATGTTGGTTTATGTAAGCATTTATCTAATTCTAAATTGAATAGATCATTATCCGAAATGTGAGCGTTGACAATATCTAtaggttttaattttaatgtagagtggataaaattattataatccaAAATAgcaaatagaattttattttttattgagatatcGGAGAATCCTTGTGTATTTAATAATCTCAAGTGTTCGGTTATTGTTGAATGGAAACGTTCAACAATGCAGTTTGATTGTGGGTGGTCTGGTGAACAAgaatgtaatttaattttatgtggACTTAAACTTCGGTTACAAATGTATTGTTAAATTCTGTTCTGTTatcacaaattatttgtttgggTATACCGTGATgacagaaaaatttaataagattATTAGCAACTTCTGTTCCTGATAAGGCTTCTAAATAATAGGCTTGTACTGTCTACGATTGTTAGAAATACTGAATTTTCGAATGTGAATGAATCATTTAGTATTTGGTTGCCcatattattgttaaaagttcTTTCTCAAGTGTTGAATATGATTGATCTGAATCGTTTAGTGTTCTTGATGCATACGCTACGAGGAGATCTTGACCTATCGGGCCTTGGAATAGGATTGCTCCTAACGCTACATTTGACGCATCTGTTGTAAggttcaaaattttcgaaaaatcgggATACTGTAAAATGGGTTCATTTATGAGTATATTTCTGcaagtttcgaaaaaaatttctgtATTCGATTTTAGCACCTTTTTTAAGACATTTAGTTAGAGGTTTTCGTGATTTTggcaaagtttttaataaattgacgATAATATCTGAGTAGTCCGAGAAATACTTTGATCTGTTTTGGTGTTTTCcgagaaataaatgaattttgcaTTATTATCAATTCAAGGTGAATCACTCTCGTATATTCTGCGTGGGCTTTTTTGCAGTTATCATGGTCTTACTATTATCGAAAGACATTTTTAATTAGAGCTGAACCGTAAATGTTCgaattttttataggttattataatttactatttttttttactgaaTCAGTGACCCCTTTTTAATATAGAATGCctaataaaatgtaattctgaAATCTAAAATATGTAAACATAAACAAGTCAACATTATATAAACgtttccataattttatttttttatcaactttacTACTACTCAGGGCCCATATTTCAACATAACGTCTCACAGATAATTGATTTAAAACAGAATTAATGATACTACATGAGGTATTAATAGTCAACAGGTAGTCCTAAGTTACAATGCATTACTTAAAAGTagtattttagaatattttaaatttatttataaaaaagatattttgtataaaaaacttaatttcaATGTCTACATACTATAagttgttttcatttgtttatacagtaatttgtaaaatactttttcggtttttgtttaattattagCTACCATTATGTCTTGTCAACTTATATCAGGCATGTGTATTTTCTGTGCTATATCCTAGAATCTATCTTTCCCTGCTAGCAATTCGTGATCGTTGAGCATTTGGAGATCTTGAAATTGTAAGAATTTGTCTTGATCCCGGATATGAGCATAGTTTGCAGAAAGGCACATGAGATAATGAATCTGGAACAAAATTGTcaactttaatatttcatacTTAATTTTGCCACTCTtcatttaatctaaaattgCTCAAGCTTTCtccatatttaaatatataactatatgagttattgaaattgttttctgttgccactatttaaaaaattaatttataattattcactaaaaatgtgatttatatattatttatatgaaatacaggGTGATACTTTACATACTCCTACCATATGTAGAGTCCCTCAAGGACGATATCACGTGactactaaataaatataataaattctagTTGGCTATAGAgtatagatttttaaatttttttcatgatgcaGTCATGCATACTAATATCAAGCTTTCGACTGGTATTAGCTAAACTTACAAATTCCATGAGCggcttttgaaaaatcaatttagggaTTGGTATTGGACATTGTACCCTGATTTGATTCTTCAAATTCACAGAAAAATTTCTGGCAAACTAATAATCGTACAAAAAACGGTAGAATATCTATGACTACCTTCTCATATCCATGAGTGGATTAGAAAAACTTGTCTATTTTCAGTTCTTTTATTAACTTACCAGACTCAATATTACAAGTAAAGAAGCGACAGTCGCCAAAATGAacattatttcgattttttctacATGATCTTTACAAAACCCTTTCACAGCACTTTCTCCTGACACTTTCATGTGCTCTTGTCTTGTACCTTCTGGAAACATGAAGTCTAAAACACAAATAATATGTAACATTTCAGACTAGGGATATTGTTAATGTAAACTTTGTAAACAAgttcaaatttcatatatataaataaaagtatatactTACAGAATTGAGTTAAATCAATGTCATCTTGGAAAGATGCTACTCTTGGATTTTCACacattttccaaaatactgTGAACACAAAAGTGGAAATCACCAAGAAGCAAAACATTATCAGCCAAGCTAATTGTAGAGTATAAGTTACACACATGaactagaacaaaaaaatgtatattgacaattttaaatttgtttccatgaaatttttaagttaatggcataaaatatataaggatTTTATTGCGCAGTAACGCCACCAAATGAATCACAACATGAATATAGCCTAGAAGACATAAACCATTGTAAAATCTATTTGGATGGAGATATCCTGTGTGGCATGTTAAGAAATGGAATATACCCATAATCCAATGAAATTCAAACatatattgaagaataaaatGTCACAATCAATTATGTTAACACATTATTTCATATACCCTAGACCAGTAGGGCCCAAACCGCACAGAGGGgcaatttgatttttaaggGTGACAATTCGACAATTGATTTCGCAAGTTTAAAGACCCGATATACATTGTATAGATATAATTAGTAAGTACTTGATTTTAttgctttatttttgaaaagctAAACATATTATATTAAGGAACAAATAAAACTCTTGTCGATGCAAAAGAGAAGATATTTGGTTGCATCACCTTAATTGATTTGAACAGTTTCTCGgctcaaaaaatatgaagtgaCTACTTTACTTATCACtatcaattatttgaatattctaGCTGCTGATTTGAGAGGAAGTTTTACTGATTTAAGACAAATTGCTTTGTTATCAATTACCaggtgatttttttctaaaacttatTCTTATTAaagttaatttcattattttcacaattcccAACCCAATTTTATTCCAGTATACATATTGTTCTATTGTTATCTCCAACAgcataaaataaaatggaataaaaataaaaatacagtaGGAGCATTTTAATGTACAACA
The genomic region above belongs to Diorhabda carinulata isolate Delta chromosome 9, icDioCari1.1, whole genome shotgun sequence and contains:
- the LOC130898180 gene encoding integrator complex subunit 6 isoform X2 encodes the protein MNELKNLQAHSLTTMGVAVKQAFDILNINRMTSGIDTYGQGRCPFFLETAVIVLITDGGKLTTVNGVQEEFNLPMNSPIPGSEMTREPFRWDQRLFALVLRLTGTPAVERDSGLVPSDSSPIDAMCEVTGGRSYCITSHRMLNQCIDSLVQKVQNGVVINFEKIGPDPPPPQYDKEEGKDDNLKENEYAEINVDRGPNMQVNTSWHNCRKMIYVPKQSKAYCVGYWPIPESFWPEATVSVLPPRSAHPNIKFACTNSEPLVIENLPFDKYELEPSPLTQFILSRKQPKTCWQVFVANSYKNSEVGHPFGYLKASTNLTCVNLFVMPYNYPVLLPLLDELFKIHRWKPTNEWRTQFQNYTRTLPAYYAGPLRRALTRMGTPVALAQTLIPENSENGLSYSISNYLKRLKNQAKVEYDKMCNEIIQRQSNMNGLKTNFNSPEQIRVVPKVTLKKELVSHPLLIDRFSSQRDQILDQGNVWTCTLDKERQTVSFKNPFDIPRSRLIQQVVRMRNNFLQSDWVSLDQDSAHSLPISQMGNYQEYLKKQTPQLREIESAPVRQHMFGNPFKIDKRMMVDEADIDLVGSPTGASRNNKRPLPNSDSIVKIPSKRKPGPLPKNYKFSRPSIDSLQPPSPQGSPVSSPIPWLSSIEKELIRFDESPSLIINGLEVSPASSPLSERSRSPSPPNVIHDHPSYSVGEINYISRPPSITTNYTTTSILDTNTTNSLGDFYFSISPTDDKQISQILKEANLNHNSIGSVNSTTVNSNTQSENKSKVEEYIQNEKEIENQNFEIRKNLNRLVRKPGKNFTELFNNIKTLKGDIDNQATIVKLIIRESLRFKRQHLASLLEEHLRTITNADNK
- the LOC130898191 gene encoding proteolipid protein DM beta isoform X2 — protein: MGCFEKCLTRVPYATLIATIMCALGVVIFCGTMYRGATLAVLMFSEVFNLQLFWMDAVKMTFVLIGACMGALGLMILTLGFLATGATRHKVYRGWGWRVSGRLSCAIFMCVTYTLQLAWLIMFCFLVISTFVFTVFWKMCENPRVASFQDDIDLTQFYFMFPEGTRQEHMKVSGESAVKGFCKDHVEKIEIMFILATVASLLVILSLIHYLMCLSANYAHIRDQDKFLQFQDLQMLNDHELLAGKDRF
- the LOC130898180 gene encoding integrator complex subunit 6 isoform X1, coding for MTIIVFLIDTSASMLQRTYIGGRTTLLDVAKSAVETFVKIRQRSMDSRIDRYMLLTFEDTPNNIKAGWKENLATFMNELKNLQAHSLTTMGVAVKQAFDILNINRMTSGIDTYGQGRCPFFLETAVIVLITDGGKLTTVNGVQEEFNLPMNSPIPGSEMTREPFRWDQRLFALVLRLTGTPAVERDSGLVPSDSSPIDAMCEVTGGRSYCITSHRMLNQCIDSLVQKVQNGVVINFEKIGPDPPPPQYDKEEGKDDNLKENEYAEINVDRGPNMQVNTSWHNCRKMIYVPKQSKAYCVGYWPIPESFWPEATVSVLPPRSAHPNIKFACTNSEPLVIENLPFDKYELEPSPLTQFILSRKQPKTCWQVFVANSYKNSEVGHPFGYLKASTNLTCVNLFVMPYNYPVLLPLLDELFKIHRWKPTNEWRTQFQNYTRTLPAYYAGPLRRALTRMGTPVALAQTLIPENSENGLSYSISNYLKRLKNQAKVEYDKMCNEIIQRQSNMNGLKTNFNSPEQIRVVPKVTLKKELVSHPLLIDRFSSQRDQILDQGNVWTCTLDKERQTVSFKNPFDIPRSRLIQQVVRMRNNFLQSDWVSLDQDSAHSLPISQMGNYQEYLKKQTPQLREIESAPVRQHMFGNPFKIDKRMMVDEADIDLVGSPTGASRNNKRPLPNSDSIVKIPSKRKPGPLPKNYKFSRPSIDSLQPPSPQGSPVSSPIPWLSSIEKELIRFDESPSLIINGLEVSPASSPLSERSRSPSPPNVIHDHPSYSVGEINYISRPPSITTNYTTTSILDTNTTNSLGDFYFSISPTDDKQISQILKEANLNHNSIGSVNSTTVNSNTQSENKSKVEEYIQNEKEIENQNFEIRKNLNRLVRKPGKNFTELFNNIKTLKGDIDNQATIVKLIIRESLRFKRQHLASLLEEHLRTITNADNK